CGCCACCGCGACCAGCAGCCGGTGCCGGGGGCTCGGCGGCGCCGTCGCCGCCTCCGCCCACCGGTCGCGCCATCGCTCCACCGCGGCGTCGCTGGTCACCTGGCTCAGGACGTCCGCCGGCAGCAGGTCGCGGTACCCGTGCCGCCACGCCCGCACCTGGATGCCGGCGACGGCGGCCGCGTCCGCGCGCCGCGCGGGCCGCACCCCAACATCCGCCATGCCGTGCTCACGTCCTCTCGCCGGGATCCCGGCCCACCCTAGCGAGCGCCCGCTACGCGGGGGCGCGCCGCCGCGCCCGGTAGGCGCGGGTCTTGGTGCGGTTGCCGCAGACCTTCATCGAGCACCAGGCGCGCGAGCGGTTCTTGGAGGTGTCCAGGAACGCCCAGCGGCAGGTGTCGACCTGGCAGGTCTTCAGGCGCGGCCAGGTTCCGTCGGCGACCGAGTCCATGACCGCGGCGGCGATCCGGGCCAGGCCGCCGGGGACGGCGCCGGGCGGGTCGAGCGGGACGAGCGCGGGACGCGGCCCGGCCAGGGTGACGCGCAGCGGCAGGGCGGCCAGCACGTCCTCCAGCTCGTCCGGGATGTCGGCCTCGTTCGGCCCGTGGTGGGTCTCCATGGCCTCCCGGAGCCCCTCGCGCAGCGCGACGGCGGTGCGGACGTCGGCGCCCGCGGCCCCGGCGCCCTCGGGCACGAGCCCGCGTCCGGCCAGCCATCCGGCGAGCCCGGCGGGCGTCGCGATCTCGTCGGTGGCGGACTCGACGTCGAGCGTGTTGACGAAGTCCGCCAGCAGGAGCGCGGGGTCCGCGGGGGGCGGCTCCGCGTCGGCCGACGGCGGCGCGGGATCCCCGCCCGTGTCGGTGCCGGCCATCGCGCCCTCCTGCTCGTCCATGGGAACTCTACCAAGTGCCGACACCGGCATAAATCGTTCACCGGTTGCGCGAATCACAACACCAGCATTACGGTTTAGACGGTGTCAACGAACGGGAGGACGACCATGAACGAGCTGCCGTACTTCGCGGTGCTCGCGCAGCGCCATGCCTGGGCCGAACGCGAGTACGCCCGCCTGCACGCCGACATCGTCGAGGCGAGGCTGGTCGCCCGCGAGCGGGCGCGGGAGCGCGCCGCCCAGAAGCGGGCATGGGTCCGCGCCCGGGTCGGCGGGCTGCCCCGGCCGTGGCGCACGTCCCCCGCTCCGTACTGCGCCCGCGCCGCGGCGCACTCCGTCCGCGCGGCGGGAGTCGCGCGATGAACCCCAGGGTCGGCAACCTCGTCATCGACTGCACCGACCTCGGCGTCATGGGGGCCTTCTGGGGCGGCCTCCTCGGCATGAAGACGACGGAGTGGAGCGAAGACTGGCTCGACCTGGAGCCGCTCGGGACGGGCGGGCCGATCCTGTCGTTCCAGCTGGTCCCCGAGGGCAAGAAGGTCAAGAACAGGCTCCACCTGGACCTGGACGTCG
The sequence above is a segment of the Actinomadura coerulea genome. Coding sequences within it:
- a CDS encoding CGNR zinc finger domain-containing protein → MDEQEGAMAGTDTGGDPAPPSADAEPPPADPALLLADFVNTLDVESATDEIATPAGLAGWLAGRGLVPEGAGAAGADVRTAVALREGLREAMETHHGPNEADIPDELEDVLAALPLRVTLAGPRPALVPLDPPGAVPGGLARIAAAVMDSVADGTWPRLKTCQVDTCRWAFLDTSKNRSRAWCSMKVCGNRTKTRAYRARRRAPA
- a CDS encoding VOC family protein, translating into MNPRVGNLVIDCTDLGVMGAFWGGLLGMKTTEWSEDWLDLEPLGTGGPILSFQLVPEGKKVKNRLHLDLDVADIRSAGERAASLGATPAAGPMGNPERPFQVWRDPEGNEFCFCTAS